The Ostrea edulis chromosome 1, xbOstEdul1.1, whole genome shotgun sequence genomic sequence TACGGTATACAGGCATTTCTCAATTAGACTTTGAttacaaattctaaatttgTACGATAAGCAGATGCAAATTTTTAACTGAAACAAGTCCTAGCTGATGGGAGTTTTCACGGGCAGTGGTCCACCACTTTGGTCCACTACAGTGAAATCGGACACAGCTGTGTATGCTGGCGGTGACAATAGGTAAGGGGGTGGTACCTGTGCCGGCGTATGCATGGTTAAAATCATCTCTGGAGAAGTCACTTTTGTTTTGTCCTCATGATTGGATGACGTTGAGTGAATTTTACCTCCCTGTATAAAACATGAATgattaaaattgtatatattcatataaataagTGAATATacagaacagtgatcaatcttttaaacactataaagaatacaaaattgggcatgcacggaccactggacacacaagaggtggcaTCAGAtccctaggaggggtaagcaacCCTTGCACATTAGATTGAAACTATCATATAATTTTCGAAATACTAACTTTaaatgaaactgttgaaacccctgtactagcgtaatatcaacttatttgtcagtaacctgtctcgatttaaaaatgttcactactcgaaaaaccattgtcaacttcgactacgcctcggttgactaTGGTTTTGTCGGgatgaatattttcaaatgttacCCTCGactacatacaatatttatttattagtaAAACTTTATCTTGATCATATGAGGCTGAAGACTACCAGGAAATTCCTGACCACGTTTTGTCTGCCATCTGTCGTAAACTGTTTACAGATCGATTTCCTTTTCAAGAACCAGTGGATCAATTAAAATTAATATCCCTggataaataaaatacatgtatgctcaAATGGAGCGTCATGTCCCCTTTGGAAGGGGGATAATCAAAATAACGAGAACAGAgtgcagtggcgtagcttccattgagacaaccgaggcagctgcctcggtaaaaaaaacaacaaaaaacaccttttacgttgttaaaatgtcgatagcttctgcctcggtaatattcgaacccaagctacgcctatggagTGAGTTGTTTAAAATcgtctcaagaactactgatcCAAAGCAGCCAAAACCTGTATGAATGCTTCTGCATGTTCCTAACCATGACTCATGGTACTAGGACGGGATCACAAAAGGAAGGAAATATATTTCTACATAGATGTTTAAATACAAATTCTTTGAAATAACCTGGAGTatctttaatgaaaatttatataaaacacTTTACAAATTTGAAGAATCATTATTTGGTCAAATTGTCCAATACGATGAAAATATTGTCTATTAGTTTGAATTTAGTTTGCCCATACAATGATTCTTGGAATTTGAATTGGGTCATGAGAGCAACTAAAAGATTTGCATAGTAATATCAAGGAAAATTCTTGATAAACCATATTCGCAAGAGCCACATGAGTACAATATATCAGAGTAAAGAGTAAGTATTGTAATGTAGtttgaattcaagtttgttcatatcataacCCTTGGATCTCAAGCATGATATCAAGAGTTGGGGTCAAATGTTTTGCATGGGAATATACGTATAGCAATGTTCGTAAAAAATCTTGGCCATTTTAATAggacatgcatgtacatgtatatgaaatgttAATGCAAACAATacattcaactttgttcaaatttaaCCCTTGGACAAGATTGAAATTGTGGTtagaatcaaaatattttggtttcataaaatcaattaatcaggtgagcgatgcgGCCCAAGGGCCTCTGGtaaaatcttcataaaatatatcatatatgaaataaattatgataattttgCAACTTTAGCAACATTTTCATATACAAATACTATGCTTAATTCTAAACATTTATCATTAGATCAGTCTTCCCGGTCTGCATCGCCGTTTGAGAATTCTTTTCGTCAACATGCACTACTTCATAACAGATTAATATTGCCTATCTCTTGTGGTATATAGATCAATTTCGAAAAGACTAGATGAAAGAGGTTAAGTAGAAATGAATGgtacaaaaagaaaaatgaacTCCGCTTAACatatatgatataataaatGATGTCGTAACTATGTTCTTGTCTCACACTATTACAAAGTTATGGACTTTGCCAATATGTATTTCTACCGGATAAataaaaagttttgaaatgttttcatttcatatgACATTTCCTAAAAGTATATCTGAGGTTTTAGTTCGAATTCGAGTTAGTTTAGAATGATTGCATAGAATTAAATATTATCCATTTTATTCGGAAATTATCGTTATGTAAAGACCTAATAGGGAGTGAATTTACCACTGTGGCATGACACAAGATAATCAATGAGgataaatttgatataaaatttgaaataatgaaaaaatgaatcATTAACTTTTTATTCCGTTTGAATATGAATTGTTTTTAGAAATATTAGATTGTATACTTTCTAAGTACTAGGTACCAGATATAATAGAGGTACATATACTAACTACTGTTAGAAGATTCGGCTCTTCCAGAAGGTGGAGGTGTGTCCAGAAAGGATTGAAATTGATGATGACGATTGTTCATAACCTTTCAAACATCATACCTTAAATGGAGGTATGATCCTTCCTTGTGTCCTCGATCTGTTACATGATCGATTTTTGAAACAACAGCAACATATAGTGATGATGGTGAGGAAAGACCCGAGACAGATGGCTCCAATTAGAACACCCACTATCCCGGACTCGCACGCACACTCGTCCGAGTCATCCCCACACTGGTCATGGTCATCACAGTGAAGACTCTTGGCGATGCATGGTCCGCGGTTACATCGAAACTCGTTCTCCTCACAGATACCTACTAAATATAACGACGCTAAAGCCCTCTTTACACATCAGTCAGGAACACGTCTTGGACAACAACCCCTATAACAATTCCATTAAAGGTActagtatgtatatatagtttTATATGGTCCACGCCTTCTTTTCATAAAATACCTCACAACTTAAAAAACCCCCAAACAAATCACAAAAaaggaagaaaagaaaaaaacaacaaccaagaAACCGAGATGCTACACAAGTAAGCGACTAGAGAAAATAACTTCTTTACTggtaatgcattacattttaatgtaaaacttatacggtaccaattctgatgcaccagatacgaatttcgacaaattatgtctcttcagtgatgctcaaccgaaatttttgaaatccgcaataataaacttgtaagagctattttagggaaaaactggagtcaaattcgtctaaggataagaattatgcatgagggagataatctttaattttgaaatgaatttctaaattctatcacagcaattaaatatacatccgtattttcaagttagtaacgaagtacttatcTACTGGGTTGTAgcgaccctcggggactaacagtccaccagcagataCCATTGAGATAGGAGTGAACCCGTAAgcaaattatgaaaatcatttcaaatcaATATCTAGTGATAATCACATTAATCACCAAACGTACAGAATGCGTATTCCGTCtttatttttagagaaaaattgCAGTCTCAAtcacttttatttttgaatttggcAAGAAAGaatgtatatcttttttcatCTTAATGTTGAGTAATCCTTACTGTAAAGCACCAGAATATGTTGACTGACTATAAGAACCCTATGTAGAATTCAAGTTGATGATAATAATTGTTCAAAGAAAATTCTACAGAAATGAATGCAATGTATGAATAAGTAATGACAATTAACAATCGGTATTGGGAACTGAATGTTTACCTGAATGGAAGCGTGTGATGTAGAGTTCAAATCCATCATCGTTCTTGGAAGCATCGCTCTGAAAGCTGACGACCAGAATCGAGGAGACTGTGTAGATGGCGTGTTTTGGTTTGTGTTCACCACATAAGTATGATGCTAATCCTTAAATACAAGCATAAAGTTTATTTGGGATTTTAGATTAGTAATATGTCACACACGCttctaggagatttggttccaaGGATCACGAGTTAAACCCTAGATAGGGCGGATATAATcatccatgtacatgtatagtgaatCTGTGCTTAAtattagggcagttatgtttacgTAAGAGTTCCTTACAATCTCTGTGCTTTATAAAATACTTGAAAAGCATGAAAAGCAAGGTGTATTACAtcgtgatttcagcttctccattatcaacttccaatatttatgtagcaatattccatgatcacctgcatatagtgtttatatctcaactgattcgatatgcaagatcttgttctgggtatgtgtcagtttttaaattgaggcaggctactgacaaacaatttgatagtgcaggagtttcaacagtctcgtttaaagtcaacatttcgttatcttcacctttcatgattcTCTTAAATTTATGTCAAATGACTGTATTCCCTTTCAAAGTTATTTCTACTGCAGTTAGTCAAAGTATTGaagttttaaataatttcatatctCACAAGTAGTATATCGCACATGCATTCAGCTTTACAGAATTTTATCTCAAGAAGCCATATAATGACAAGTAAAAACAAGTTGATTCTTTTTCGCTACATTCGTCCTTATACTTTTTTTGAGAAACATGATGAAATAAATTGTCTTTCTTACCTTGCAGAGGAATTGAGGTATTTCCGTTCGCCAGGCTGAGTCTGTCTCCTGGACATTTTGTTTCTAGTTTGTCAACGACCACCATTAGGCGAGAGGGGTTCCCTGAAGGTGTCATTTCTGGAGAAATTATAGTGGCTTTGCAGTTGAAGTTGTTTAAGTAGTTTTCCCTTCTTGTCAGCTTCATACGCATCCAGGGTCCTTGAATGTGTAAAGTCTTCCCGCAGTATTCATCAAGGTAAACtgcaatttgatataaaatatcaagGCCATTTAGAACAGAAAAATTTAATGTCTCTTGTTTAATAGATCAGGGATGGAAAAAATGATCGTAGAATACTTTTTCAGAGGGCGTATATTGGtagtttctttttcaaaataacGATTATTAATCTTATTCTTATATCACGTATTGTTCCTTTCCACAGAagtaacaaaaataaaataaaatgatatatcaaTAGCGGtagtatattagatatatacTTTACCTTTCCTTGAATGCCCATTAGTAAACAAACACAAACATAGGAATATCAACCAACGAAACATTGCCAAGCCGACTTTCTTCAGCCGTTGTATAATCCAGAAAGAAATCCAGGGAATGATGTTACCACTCTCTTATTTTACGTTCAATGTCGTATGCAATAAATATTCGTTATCAGTAGGTCAGCTTGGATACACATACACATAGATACCCTTGATTTAGAGCACATCTCTGTTATACCTGCACTTGAGATTGAATTTTATGGTTGTGAGAGGTTATGGATATACTGCAGTTTATTCACTAGTATTTCTTTTCGACAATACGATTTGTTTTTGCTTAAAGACATTTGTTAACCATCAAACGAGACTAGCTATTAAAGGACGTGAAAGCTACTATATGGATATTAAAGTGCTTATATTAGCTGATTTTCCAACAATTTAACATACATgtcatatatgtaaatttacaAAGTTATGTTTCATCGACACAGCAGTTGataaaatggggaaaaaatacaACACCTGACTAATATAGTCGCAATAATTGTACGAGAATTATGACTTCCTTATTGTGTCAGTTCAATATTTGTAGGTTTCATAAAATCTTTCCTAATACATTTATGTAACTGGACTTAATAAAAATAAGTCTTATAATCTTTGTAGACTATGTGACTGTAGTAATCATAACAGGACTGACACTGATCCATCAGTACTTACGGGGGAAATTTGTTCACatgtttttcatataaaattcagaaGAATTTCATGCAGGTTTTTGCATGAGAAACGGAGAGATGACACGTGCTTTATATTATAAGAAATATATGCATAGTGTGCATGCCAAAAGACTATCGTATAAAGTGACTTCACAATTTTAATAGATGTAATagtgtacatacaaaattattttactgtatgaTAATAGAAGTAGCATATCATTTCACATCAATTAATCTTACTAACACTTTattgaaatgatatattaaatACTTGATAAATTATTTCCCAGTTATGATTTCGAATTTCATAACATTATAACTCAGGATCGAATTAATAAAATAGAACTTATTgttttgaaatcacaaaacttttcccatATCAACAGCATGAAATGGTACGAATTTTCAACACTTCATGCTATGTTCTCACT encodes the following:
- the LOC125672624 gene encoding uncharacterized protein LOC125672624 isoform X2, producing MFRWLIFLCLCLFTNGHSRKVYLDEYCGKTLHIQGPWMRMKLTRRENYLNNFNCKATIISPEMTPSGNPSRLMVVVDKLETKCPGDRLSLANGNTSIPLQGLASYLCGEHKPKHAIYTVSSILVVSFQSDASKNDDGFELYITRFHSGICEENEFRCNRGPCIAKSLHCDDHDQCGDDSDECACESGIVGVLIGAICLGSFLTIITICCCCFKNRSCNRSRTQGRIIPPFKGGKIHSTSSNHEDKTKVTSPEMILTMHTPAQVPPPYLLSPPAYTAVSDFTVVDQSGGPLPVKTPIS
- the LOC125672624 gene encoding uncharacterized protein LOC125672624 isoform X1, which codes for MFRWLIFLCLCLFTNGHSRKVYLDEYCGKTLHIQGPWMRMKLTRRENYLNNFNCKATIISPEMTPSGNPSRLMVVVDKLETKCPGDRLSLANGNTSIPLQGLASYLCGEHKPKHAIYTVSSILVVSFQSDASKNDDGFELYITRFHSVGICEENEFRCNRGPCIAKSLHCDDHDQCGDDSDECACESGIVGVLIGAICLGSFLTIITICCCCFKNRSCNRSRTQGRIIPPFKGGKIHSTSSNHEDKTKVTSPEMILTMHTPAQVPPPYLLSPPAYTAVSDFTVVDQSGGPLPVKTPIS